From the Bacillota bacterium genome, the window ACAGTTCCAGCCTGTGTACGATGGGCTGTTCGCTCTGGCTGTCATCCTCGAATTGATGGCGCGGGAACAGACGACCCTCTCGGAACTGGTGAGGGCGGTGCCCAGGTCCTACATGAGAAAATACTCGGTGGATTGCGCGTGGCAGGCGAAGGGGCGTGTGATGCGTACACTCATCGAGGAATCTGAGAACGAGGATGTGCAGCTAATCGATGGGATCAAGGTCTACAACGACCGTGGCTGGACCCTGATCCTGCCTGACTCCGAGGAGCCTGTATTCCACGTGTACAGCGAAGCGCAATCGCCTGAGATCGCCGACGAAATCGCCGCCGTATACATGGATAGGATTGCCGCAGTGGCGGCGGACGGGACGGGAGAATCGACCGAGGGACTGGACGGGGCCATGAGCTAGGCCCCCGCCGCGGCCCAGGTCTCCTGCCTCTGTGCAGGCCGTCCCGCCCAGATCGAGTAGTCGAGGTCGGGGAAGATGTTGTCTTGGGATTCCACTCTGCAAAGCCAGGCACTGTCCACTGTGCCGGACTGTATGTCTTCGCTGAGCCGGAGAAACCGGGAGATGTGAGCCTTGGTGCGCTGTACCGCGTAGTCCGCGCATGTCCCGGTCTTCATAATGAAAGCCCAGTCGGAGCTCTGCGCGAGCAGGAGCTCCCGGGCGGCTTGAGTGAGAGCCCGATGGGTCAACTCCGGCTGTGGCGGCGGATAGCGGCGCGCAAGCTCGGTCATGCGCCATGCAGCCGCGTGGAGGTGCCGGTAGATCCACTGGTTTGCATCAGCGAGCCACACCTCACTATACCCGCCATATCCCCATGACGACATAGAAGGCGTAGAGACCTGGTTCCTTGGGTAAACCTCCAGGTAGTCGGAGGGGGTTACCAGTTTGATCGTATCCTGGTCGTAAGCAATCTTGCGAATGAGGAAGTCTATGAACTCGGGGCCTTCAAACCACCAGTGACCGAAGAGTTCTGCGTCGTAAGGCGCCACAACGATGGGTGCCCTGTCCATCACCCCCGCCAAGTACTCCACCTGCCGCTGTCTGTTGAACACGAAATTGCCTGCGTGGACTGCGGCCTTCTCAATCGCCCAGGCCCTTACGTAGGGCTCTTTGTGTTCTCCACGGCATGTGACTCTGTAGTACTTGATGCCTGTCTGATGCCTTATGTCAGACGGGCACATGTAGGGGCGGAGGTAGCCGATGTCCAGCTCGTAACCGATATCCCGGTAGAACTCCCTGTAGTCGAAGTCTCCCGGGTAGCCCTCCATGGCGCTCCAAACCTGTTTCGAGGACTCCATGTCACGCCCGAATGCGGCTACACCGGCCCGCGTATACACAGGTGCGAATACCCCGTAGCGTGGGCGAGGGGATGCATAGGTGATCCCGTGTGAGTCGGTGAAGAAATACCGAATTCCCGCCTCTTTGAGGTGCCAATCGTGTCCTGGACTGTACCCGCACTCTGGTAGCCACATGCCCTTGGGAGGTGAACCGAAGACCTTCTTGTGGAAATCCACGGCCGTGAGAATCTGAGCCCTTGCCGCCTCGGGGCAGACATCCATGAGAGGGAGGTATCCGTGAGTGGCCGCGGACGTTATCAGCTCGAGCCGTCCGGCGTCCGCAAGGCTCTTGAAGCCATCGAGGAGATTCGTGCGGAGCTCGCCCCGGTAGACTTCACGCACTCTCCGAAACCTATCCCTGTACATGATCGCGCTTTCGTGGAACTCAGGCTGCCACCGGGTCCTCTCGACTTCCCTCTCAGCGAGTTCCACGAGGTTGTCCAACCGCTGGAGGTACCTGCGACGGAGAAGCTCATCCCCGAGCATGGAGGCGAGCGGAGGCGATATGGAGATCGTGATTCGATATGGAACCCCGTGCTCAGCCAGACGAGAGAAAACCATGTACAGGGGAACATAGGTCTCAGTGACCGCCTCATAGAACCAGTTCTCTTCCAGGCACTCGTCCCGTTCCGGGTGCCTGACATACGGAAGGTGCGCGTGGAGCACTATCGCGAGAAAACCTTTGTGCATGCACTGGGACCTCCGTTCACACAGGCCTTGTACGTGACACGCGCCACGTGATGCTTCGTTCCACCATCCCGTCGGCGGATACGGCCCTGATCCCCACGTGGTGGTCACCCGGGGGAAGGGCATACCTCACCGAGAACCTGCCGTCAGGCGAGAGCTGAACTTCCGACCCACCTATCGTCACAGTCGAACCGGGCTCGGTTGCGCCATACACGATCACCTCGGTATCCGCAACCAGCCAGAACTCACGACGCCCCGGGGGAGGCGGACCAGGATACGGGCTCGAGACGCCTGTGATTCCGCCCGAGCCCGCGGCGAGGACTCGAGCCCATTCCTCAGTCTTGATGAACTCGGGAGACCCGGGGCGGGTCCCAGGGACAGAAGGCACCGCCAGTTCGAGCTCTCTGATGGTGGCCCACTCTTCGTCTACTACGCCTGACACCCCCGCTCTTGGGGTGTGCACCACGTTCGACCTTGCGATCAAGTGGAAGTGAGCGTCCTCGGTAAGCAGGCCAAGGTCAACGCAGTAGGACCTGTCTGGCTCCTGAACGTTTAGGTACCAGTTGTTCGCGAGGTTGCTGACTCGGATATCCGTGGTCGACCTGGAATTGGTCCCATCGAACTGAATGCCGGTGACATCATGTACGCGCAGGGCCATCGCCGCGGTGTCCCGCAGGGCACCCAATGACCGGGAGAGCTCGAATTCCGTCTCCTGGGCGATCTCCCAGTAAACATGCATCCAGAACGGGTCCCGGACCTGAAGGACTATTCGCGTCTCGCCGTACCCGTCCGGAACGGTAAAAGTCTCCTGGTCATAGCCGGGCATCTGTGGGACTTCCCGGGGTTCAGCCAAGGTGAACTCGGCCACGGGCACCTGGGCCACTTCCGCCGGGCCTTCTCTGACCTCGAGGTCTTGCCGGGGGAAGTCCTCAATACGCAACTGCTCTGGCGTTGGTTGTTCCGACCTGTCGCACACGCAGGAAACCTCCTTGGGCTCCGTGGCAAGTTCTATATTAGTCTGCCCGGTAGATACGGGAGCTATCCGGCACGGGATACTTGGGCCGCCTTGGGCAAGACTAAACTGATGCTGGACACTATCGTCCAGTCAGAGTTGTTCGGAGGTGCCCGACGATGCCCGTTGGTTCCTTTGCCCTGGTGCTCCACTCCCACATTCCTTATTGCCGCAAGTCCGGAGTCTGGCCCTTCGGGGAGGAATGGGTCTTTGAAGCCATGGCGGAAACGTACATCCCTGTCCTGGACGTGATAAGGTCTGCCCCGGTTCCGCCTGGCCACCCCTTCCTGACCCTGAGCCTCACCCCAGTGCTTCTCGAGCAGCTGGCTGACAGCTACATGCAGTCCCGGTTCCTCGAATACCTCGACCAGCGAATCGAGGCTGCCAGACGCGACGCAGAAAGGTTCGGTGACGCCAGAGACGATCGCCTTGCCGGACTTGCACGTTTCTACGCGGATTATTATGAGCATATCCGCGGAAGATTCACGGACGAGTACGACTGTGGTCTCATAGGGGCCATCAGGGACATGGTTGCCGACGGCCGGGTAGAGGTACTCGCGAGCGCAGCCACTCACGCGTATCTTCCCCTTCTATCGAAGGACTCCAGCATCAGCGCGCAGGTGAAGATCGGAATTGAGGCCTGCAGACGCCATTTTGACTGTGGCCCTCGCGGCATCTGGCTCCCTGAATGCGGGTACAGTCCAGGTAGAATCGAGCGTGCTCTGGAGGACTGTGGGATCCAGTACTTCTTCGCGGACACCCATGCCGTCTCCGGCGGCGCCCCAATGGGACTCTATGGCCCTGAGCCTGCAGGTGTCCGTCAGTGCGCTGCGCTTCCTGGACTCAGCACGTACAGGCCTTACAGACTTCGAGGATGGGACTTGGCAGTGTTCGGTCGAGACGAAGCTACCGCCGCACAGGTGTGGTCACGGGATTGGGGGTACCCTGGAGATGGGGCTTACCGCGAGTTCCACAAACGAGACGACCGGTCCGGGCTACCCTACTGGAGAGTCACCAACAGACTTCTCGATCTCGGCCAGAAGGATATCTACAACATCGAGGCCGCTCGGGCCACCGCAAGGACTCATGCAAAGCACTTCGTGCGTCTCCTCGAGCGAGGGCTCAGCCGCTATTTGCAGGAGACAGGCGAGGCGGGAGTAATCGTATCACCTTTCGACATGGAACTCTTCGGTCACTGGTGGTTCGAAGGAGTGCAGTGGCTGCAGGATGTGTTTGACATCTTGCTCCCCGAGAACACCGTACAGATGACGTCAGCAGGTGAGTATCTCGCTGCCCACCCGCCAACCATCGAGATCGATCTGGTCGAGAGCTCATGGGGGCAGGGAGGAGGACACAGCATATGGCTCAATTCCGGAACACGTTGGATGTGGGAGTCTGTGGTGAAAGCTGAGCAGATCGCCGGGAGGTTAGGGGCGGATGCCGAAAGGCTTCCCCAAGAGGCTAGGGATTTCGCGGATCAGGCGGTGAGGGAATTCCTGCTGCTCTCCGCGAGTGACTGGCCGTTTCTGGTTACCACAGGGCAGGCCCGGGATTACGCGCAGGAGAGGTTCACACGGCACCTCGAGGATTTTCACTTGCTCGCGGAGGCGGCGGACCGGGCCCAACCGACGGACTCGGACCGCGAGGCCTTGGCGAGGGTGCGCGAAAGAGACGCTGTGTTCCAATGGGTCGACTGTTCTAAGTTGTGATATACTCAAGGATGAATCCGGTAATCCAGCGAGTTGACGAAACGAGGTGGCTAGGATGGTGGACCTGAGTCTCGCAGCTGGCCTGCCTATTTCACTGGGCGATGACTCCAAGCTGATATTCGGGCCCGGCTTGCCTGAAGTCGCCCCGGTCGCCAGGAAAAGCACGGACATGGCCGACCTGTGGTACCAGCCCGATCGAGTGACGGAGGCTGAGATCTACCACATGTACAGGGATGTCCACATGCCGGAACACACCAAGCTGATCCGGGAGAGAGGGCTCAGGTACGATGTGACGATCATCCTCCCCGGAAAGA encodes:
- a CDS encoding DUF1957 domain-containing protein, encoding MPVGSFALVLHSHIPYCRKSGVWPFGEEWVFEAMAETYIPVLDVIRSAPVPPGHPFLTLSLTPVLLEQLADSYMQSRFLEYLDQRIEAARRDAERFGDARDDRLAGLARFYADYYEHIRGRFTDEYDCGLIGAIRDMVADGRVEVLASAATHAYLPLLSKDSSISAQVKIGIEACRRHFDCGPRGIWLPECGYSPGRIERALEDCGIQYFFADTHAVSGGAPMGLYGPEPAGVRQCAALPGLSTYRPYRLRGWDLAVFGRDEATAAQVWSRDWGYPGDGAYREFHKRDDRSGLPYWRVTNRLLDLGQKDIYNIEAARATARTHAKHFVRLLERGLSRYLQETGEAGVIVSPFDMELFGHWWFEGVQWLQDVFDILLPENTVQMTSAGEYLAAHPPTIEIDLVESSWGQGGGHSIWLNSGTRWMWESVVKAEQIAGRLGADAERLPQEARDFADQAVREFLLLSASDWPFLVTTGQARDYAQERFTRHLEDFHLLAEAADRAQPTDSDREALARVRERDAVFQWVDCSKL
- a CDS encoding DUF4912 domain-containing protein, which gives rise to MCDRSEQPTPEQLRIEDFPRQDLEVREGPAEVAQVPVAEFTLAEPREVPQMPGYDQETFTVPDGYGETRIVLQVRDPFWMHVYWEIAQETEFELSRSLGALRDTAAMALRVHDVTGIQFDGTNSRSTTDIRVSNLANNWYLNVQEPDRSYCVDLGLLTEDAHFHLIARSNVVHTPRAGVSGVVDEEWATIRELELAVPSVPGTRPGSPEFIKTEEWARVLAAGSGGITGVSSPYPGPPPPGRREFWLVADTEVIVYGATEPGSTVTIGGSEVQLSPDGRFSVRYALPPGDHHVGIRAVSADGMVERSITWRVSRTRPV
- a CDS encoding DUF1957 domain-containing protein, giving the protein MHKGFLAIVLHAHLPYVRHPERDECLEENWFYEAVTETYVPLYMVFSRLAEHGVPYRITISISPPLASMLGDELLRRRYLQRLDNLVELAEREVERTRWQPEFHESAIMYRDRFRRVREVYRGELRTNLLDGFKSLADAGRLELITSAATHGYLPLMDVCPEAARAQILTAVDFHKKVFGSPPKGMWLPECGYSPGHDWHLKEAGIRYFFTDSHGITYASPRPRYGVFAPVYTRAGVAAFGRDMESSKQVWSAMEGYPGDFDYREFYRDIGYELDIGYLRPYMCPSDIRHQTGIKYYRVTCRGEHKEPYVRAWAIEKAAVHAGNFVFNRQRQVEYLAGVMDRAPIVVAPYDAELFGHWWFEGPEFIDFLIRKIAYDQDTIKLVTPSDYLEVYPRNQVSTPSMSSWGYGGYSEVWLADANQWIYRHLHAAAWRMTELARRYPPPQPELTHRALTQAARELLLAQSSDWAFIMKTGTCADYAVQRTKAHISRFLRLSEDIQSGTVDSAWLCRVESQDNIFPDLDYSIWAGRPAQRQETWAAAGA